The genomic interval CTGCTGCATCCTCAACTTTCTCTGTTTTGTTCACTTGCGTCGAATCTTGCCTTTGTCTAGCCTCTTCGTGACGCTCTTTTGGCGACTTTAATTTGGTTATAATTGCGTAAAAACTGACATATTCTTCTTGCAATGGAAAATTTTGTTTACCAGGATCCATCGGCAGGTCAATAAGTGCGCCCTCAGCAGTTGACGATAAGTAAACTGTTGTCGGTTGCATTAAATGCGAGTATGAGTTCACTCCTGGGTCAGGGTTCTCTGTTCTTCTACAACTAGCTTCCACTCTTTCATAAGAGTCAATTAAGGTGTGAACTCTTGCAACAATATTACAGTCTTTTAGTAGCTCTCTTGCTATAGCTTTTTGTCTTTCTTTATCTAATGATAACTTTCCTTGTTCAATGGCGCTCTCTCCCGACTCTTCAATGCTCATGAAAGACTTAATATAAGACCATAAACGGTACGCCCATGGCAGTGAATCATCAAACTCATAATCAGTCACCTCTTCACTAGGTAATTCTTCTTCATTACCCAATTGTTCATCAGTCTGGCTTCTGTATAAAGGAATATTCCCAGTGGAACCAAAATCACTAACATATCCCGACGTCATACTTTCTCCAATTGACGCAAGACTAGAGGGAGTTTCTGCCTTCACAGCTGGTCgccctcctcctcctcctccgcTACCAACATTCTTTACATTAAAATCAGAAGGAACGCTTACACTTGCACTGCCCTGTTGTAGACTCTTGACAGTGGTAGAAGGAGAAGGTGTGTTGCCAGCCAGGGTATTTGTCCTATCTTTTGGGATGATGGATAACTCACTGTACGGCTCTAGACGTATGCATTTCTCAGCTGGCTCAATTTCACCtgtaagataaaataaataattttgatttatgacatataaaactaaaaatgcaattaatttaagctctatctacactatatgtgaaaaaaaatgtgatgtgctcatatactgtactgtatggacatgatgtcatatcactaccatatttgggcatcactaccatatttggacactttGCAAAACTTActagttttaataaaaatgcAGATTTTCTTGCCGATCCACACAGGAAGAACTTGATTTGGCCAGATAACACGAACTTGACTCAGTAAATTCGTTTCTACATAACTTGCATTTAATTCCTTtaatcaaaaaagaaaaaaaattaaattttaaatgaagcaaattgaataaaataccTTTCAGTTCTTAGTTCTCCTTCCTTGAAAAAAAGTATCAGTAATAATGATAAGACAACAGGCTTCTTCCTTTCTTTACCTGGCATCAACTTGTGTACTAATTATTTAAGTGCATTCTTACCAATATCTCCCAATCATCAAAGGAGGCAGGTTCTATGACAGCATGAGTGCATGGTAAGACAGGTTGTACACGTTGAACAAGAACCTTAATATGCAGAAAATACAAGTTATCAAAATGCACACTTAAAGTAAATAAGATCCCTAAAGCTTTTAAATACTTAGTACTTCCAAGACATTTAGTATATAGTACTTGACTTACTAATGGAGTGGTTAGttgagtggttaggacacttgactgtcatacagagagAATTGGGTTCAATTCCCAACAACTCCCAGtctactcagctgtaaatgagtacctggttgaaagtACTAGGATAAGGCGACGTGGAAAGGAAATGGTCACCCTACCATATAATACTGAGGCTAAGTAATGTGAGCTCCCAGCAGCTCATTACCCTATGTTCAGAATTGAATACGGGACCTTTACCTTTACTTTACTTGACTTACTGTATTACCAACAAGTTCCAACTAAATTGAAAAAGTTAAGTTTACCTCTTGTCCATGAACAAGACCCAGCTTGTTCCCATACAGTCCATTTATCTGGATAACCTCTGTATCCTTATTATCACCATGTCTTGTAATGTCCCCAGCCCAGCTTACAAACGCCTTCAAATTCTCACCCCATTCCAGTTGAAATGTAGGAAACTGCTTGaccattaaaaaaatgtcaaagttgaaaacatgaaaatgaaattcAAATAGGACCCCTGCAACCAATGATGGCGATAATGACATTAACAATTTAGATGAGACTGAAGTGTTACGGCAATTAAGACACTACTATCTTATGATGATTATAAACACAACAACAACCGgtcaaaatataatttcaataacATGCGAGCGAGAGACACAATCGGCCAAATGTATtaagctgtgtctacactatcaaactttatgtgatgtgccaatggacatgatgatgtcatattactaccacatttgggcacatcacatttttttgtcaaagaagtttgatagtgtagacagagctttacaatacATCCTGTTGTTTACTACCTGAACTTGTGATAAGTCTTTAGACCAAGATGCAGGAAGACTAACAAAGCAATTCTTGACAGGAGAGAACTCCACTACTGCTACCATTGCCCCAGACATTGTGACTAGTCTTAGCACAGCagctaataatattattacacaaCTTTACTCACTGCTGTATAGgtagaaaacaaaattgataattaatacatatattgtatacctccatgacatatacagtataggcctagggcctaggcctagtagaaacCTAGCTCTTCTAGTACTAGGCCCCTaacctaggccctagctagacttaaactaaattaataattataataaagtcTAAAAAATAACTGTGTGTGTTTCATCATTCCATCACAAATTTAAGCATTGAGAGATGCTCACTATTGAATATTATACTCTTCCTTTGATGGAAGGGgtcaggggcgcagccagtgggGGGGTCACAGGGGTCCTGACCCAcccttttttttagaaaaaataaataaaaacatgagacaacaatacagatcaaatcatcctggagatactgtggaagattactaccgagcagtattaccaaatcaacttcttgattacaaaccgagttaaaaacctgtttttctgccgataacaggccatgctttaaaatatttggcgtagcacccgagtctatcgtgaagtgtaatgttgaagaagtcttcaaggaacttgaatttggtacgatgatctgccaagacacgaacatcttcattccgagcttcagtgatggaagcgactgtgtaaaattagcggatccAGATGTGTTCCCGAATCTTCTCTATGCCCGTAACGTCTGCTGAAGCTGAGCGGAGTTTTTCGACTTTATGGAGAACGAAAACCTGTTTGGgaaatcacatgtcttatgagcagctttcgggattgtgcctcatgaacatacactttaacatgaacattaatacagagaatgtcattcgcgaattctgtctccaagccaaaaagaatgttccaaacttatgtttaaagatgcatcacgcgatgtcaagagcgccgttatagtaactaaaataaaatgtatgataataatttagaagttagttattacaattatgtataagctatcacctatactatacattcgaacaaaataggtatatttttaaacaaaatattgtatgtactgggtatgataagcgtctcacatacacacggagccaagatagcttcttggacttgcacagtgtatgaactctaaccttacggttctcatttaaaaatattactccctccatgctatcattctaatttcttttttcaaacttttgcatctctacgttcatttcatgcaacttttgtattggtgaaaagggaggaattcaaataattcctcctctgagtttacagcctctctacacaaatcaacaaacaagcaagaaaaaaagtgtttgtctgtggcagcctggaatataaaaatgttctgtaatgaaaatgagagttgttttttgttttctttgtttcagtttattagtgttaacattgtcatatttgtgtgtgcgtaaaccgattcaaatgatctagattgccctagaccgccaaagcttccagttcgccccctggaccccaacTGGGGGCCCTTTTGGcagccccctggcccccagcagCCCATGGTTGCTTgcttcgctcgcaaaatactcacatattggttgaccccccctttaattctttgctggctgcgcccctgggGGTAGGTACGAAACGACCTGAATCATTAATACGGATCATTCATATAGTAcagctaggcctagtcctaccAACATTAGACTCCTTGCACGAAGCAGGTCTCACACACAGACACCACATCGGTGGTGAAAACCAACTGTCATATTATGGCAtcctttaggcctagctaggctagcctaggtaTATACAGAGCGGGCCCACAAGTTAGGCTTAGGCCTGatactaatacagtatatacaatacTTTATATGAATGATGAATTTCAATACGGACATTATAAATGCATAATAAACAGatataaaataccaaaatattACATGTTACTTTTTTTCGACTGCTCCTCCTCCATCGCTCTTTTTGCGTCCCATATACGGTATAGAACGCCATCTGTGCATTTATAAATATTGGCATAAATTTGAATgagtttttaaacaatttggcCTGAATAAAAGAAGCAATGACTAAATTTcacatttcattgtttttatttatttggcaagaatatgtcattttaactAAACaagcatttttaaatattaatattggtGTATGTAACAATAACACTGTGGCTGGAAATATGtcataatgtaggcctatacaatatttattaaacCAATTTTCACAGTAGATAATAATTTACAACAATGAATTACAGAAGTAAAACAAGAAAACACTGacaataaaaacagaaagagtAATATAAAGCCCAACAATCACATAATGAATGACGGGTCACAGGAATGATTGCGTGTGATTTTGATTACATAAAGTACCTCCACCGTACAATAACTTCCTTTTTTATACATACTTGTAAGTTAAAAAATTCTATAAAATGCATGATTAAATGCAATATCTATCAGaataaattgtgaataatatataactttaattatttataacaaaGAAACATAATACAACAGCAATGTTCATTCAAAACACCAGATAAAACTTCAATTTGGAATAAATAGGATCGGACcgctatatataataataatattgcgcGTAGCAGACGGCAGAACAATGCGACAAATGCACGCGAGTATACTGCGTGTTTTGGACGAAATGATGATAAACTAATAACGAAAATTTGGTCGCAGGTCAAGATAATCTGTGTCGTAAGGAGTGTAAGATGGCGGTGGAGGGTTATTTTCCCACAGACCTGGGTGCTGGGGGTGCTGCTgctgttgctgttgttgttgttgtcgtTGGTGTCGTTTTGGTCGtcgtttttgttttctttgttgttgttgttgttgttgttgttgttgttgcggTGGTACTTTCGTTACATAGAAAGCGGTATCGTCCTGGAGGTGAACTTGATGCTGAGGAGGAGGCATCGCTTTCAGATATGGTGACTCTGTTGCAGCTGCGGCTGCGCCGATACTTGATTCGTACGTCGGTGGTGGTTTCAACATGTCACCTAATGCTTCGTAGATATGATTGTGATCTCCACCGTTTAATTGTGCAATATCAGTCTCGTATTGATTTGGAGATGAAACGACTGGTTTTGTTCTGAAAGATCAGAGACaacaaacaaagaaaataattattatataaaatagtgACGATTGTTTTAATAGCGTGTGCGACGTATGGTAGGAAggatttgggagcaaacgtcacaacgcgtacgtacgtacgtggtttgttgtttgtacgtaaagcttggttcccactagaacgtaacgcaaggacgtaaacgcaacgcaatcattttaaccaatgacaagcgaagttatagacagttagcaatcacaagcgaataagccatcgcttgtgattggtcaattcacttgcgttgcgttacgtccttgcgttgcgtcgctagtgggaaccacgcttgcgcgtcgtgacgtttgctcccaaacccttcccatcatgcattgtgtaagctatttgcgataaaccttatggGAAAACGTATTTAATGGTGAATGATCATAATTTgaaaagtaatatttaaatacatGGACATGAAAGCTAGGTTCCCACTCCAGGAGGCAACGTAAGAACGACGCCCCAACGCAAGAGAATTGACCAATCTCAAGTGACAGTacgaataattcatcgcttgaTTGGTCTAAGCTAAGCGTTgcgacttaagctctgtctacactatcacatagcatgtgacaaaaaatgtgatgtgcccataattttatatggacgtgatgatgtcatatcactaccatatttaagcatatcaccaTATTATTtgggtaggcctacatcacatttttttgtcacataaagtttgatagtgtagacagagctttacgtcCTTCCGTCGCgttgtagtgggaaccaaggttTTGTCTACCCAATGGAATTTCATTCTTCCCTGGTCTACTACGTAAATGGCGACGGTGATACAAAGTGACGTCACATCTTACCTTTTCTTTCCACAACAACAGATAAGGACAACAATAAACACCATTAATAAAACTAATACAACAGATCCACCAGCGGCAATTGCGATGATAAGATAACTAATTCCtaaacagaagaaaaaaatcttaagttaggcctatataccacATCCGCTAAAGATATTGACAACCAGTTTTGTATGttcttatttcatttttgttactACAGTAGTAGGTCTCGTCCGAAACTATTGTGTAATTAACCAATAGGCTCaggtttatttaaaaagtaaacttTTCTATCGTCATGATTTTACAAATACGGCCTCCGATTATTCTTCGTTGATTGGTCAGTTATAGTATGAAATAGGATGTGTTTTCGTTTATGTGATTCACATTGTATGTTTTGTCATGGTTTTATTTACTTACCGCCAGGTTCCTTAGTTGGTTCCAATTctgttaataaaataatattctattatcattatatcacgtttttatttggttaaatttgctaaaataatgttttaattcgATCTATGTTGTTTCATATTTAAggatttaaatgtaaaaaaaatgtcattaaatGCGTGAGACAGAGACATGGATTAAGAAAAACAGGATTCTTTTTATATCCGATATTCATTTCCTCCATGAAGAAAACTTACCTTTTTGGCGGTTGGTCGATGCAGAATATAACGTAGTCGTTGGATCGATCGTAGTAGGAACTATAGAACAGATTGTGAGagtgtaattatttattaaataaatagttgataaataataatgtacgTCAGATTATCTTCATATATCGGAATTAAGGCATATTCTCACTTGACGGAACAGTAACAGTAATCAATCCggttaaatattaattaataaaagtatataaccaaacaaatagaaaatacatttaataattaattaccaATAATCGGTTGAGAAGATTCATCAAATATGTCGATAGCAGAAACAGAGTAGTTGAGCTTAATATAGCCTTCGTGATCGCCAGTCTCCTTGTAAAGCGCTTCGACAATCCCCTTTTCCTTTCCTTCGACCAAGCGTGACCCGGCTAACACTATAAAATCCTAAAATGCAAGCAATCTTAATAAAATCAAACGgatataataaacataaaaaatataactaGCACTACATATACTGAAcagtttattataaaaaaatcataattatgattataatgATTAAGATAAAGATTGTGATAATATACATTGTAACATAAGcgttgataataataattatcaaacatttgtattgcgccaattaaaaaaaagaataacacaTTATACTGAATTTTGCTGTATTAAAAAAGAAGATGCATCGAAAGACTTAGATACCACCAACAGGAACAGatagcaatttttttttttaattggacaataaagtatatatgactatgactatgactatgactatgacttgCAAGAGGAGGAACGAGTAGTAGTATACGGAATGTTGACTTGATTTTACCTGGTAAATGGTGATGTCTGATGCCGGATTCATACTTCTACCAACGGCTGTATGTCCAGTACCGTCATAATTAACAGAATAAACAAGAGTATCATCTTTGCCCGCAATGTAAATTCTATAAAACAATATGAAACTTAAAACAATCacacttgtttttaaaaagatcAATCAACATTTTGACACGGTaactaataatgtttttttttttacatattacgatacattttaaataatgcgATTAAATCAATACAAGCAGTACAGTCTAAACtacttaaataaatataaacataaacttATATCCTAATAATTCGTCagatttaaattcaattataagCCAATGTGACGAAAAAACCGATATTAAACACAAAAAGTATATTGCACAACTTAACTTCAATAACGTACCAATTATATATTTCTAAGCATTGTAAGCTTGAACGCAAAACGCATGTATTTGATAAATCACGACGCAGAGTGGATCATCCAATAGCCTGATTGGTCCCTGCGCTGGTTGCGTCATAGTGGGAACCACTAGGACGCATGGCAACGCACAGtgaagttgaccaatcacaggcgattGATTAATCAGtcgcatgtgattggtcaactcgcttgagTTGCGTCTAcacatccttgcgttgcgtctctgtGGGAACCGAGCTTAGAGTGTTACCTTTCGTGATCGTGATCTAAAGCTATTCCAGAAGGTTGTTGTAGAGTGGTCAGCACAAGGATTTGTCGATTTGTACCATCTAAATCACACCTTGAGAGTTTGGCAGGGGATGTCTCTTCTGTCCAAAATATAAAcctaacaaaaaacaaacaaaatggtgTAGAAATAAACAACACTTTATGCCCCTCCTTCTCTcatattgtataaaaaatgaaattactaTCTGTTACCCTGCGTTTGGATCCACTGCTATAGCCGTTGGTTTATTGACGTCATAAAAGAGCACACTATATTTTTCGGAAAGATATGAATGCTTCgccaaaatattttgttgataaTCAACCCAGTATACTTCATCGGATACCCAATCAACCGCCatacctgtaaaataaaaattattaagatGTTTAGGCGCTCTGTTCTTTGTAGGGCGCCATATAAAACCTTACATAGGTGGATAGatagaagaaataaataaaataccgTAAACTTGACCGATTCCTGAACGAATCGAAACAATATAGTTCCCATCTCGCAATTTTCCAACATAGATAGACTCCTCATCAGCGAAAAATAAGAGATCACCACGTATATCAACAGTTAATGCCGTGACTGTTGCAAATATAAAATCACTTATGTATTGTTGTTTATCCTCGGAGTCAAAATGTAGAACAGAAGGTACGAATCGGGACAAAACGTTTGTACCTATTACATAGAATGGAGGTTGAGGAAAGGTATCGTCTGAAAAGAGAAGTTATTTAGAATTACTTTAAGATGACAGTACCCAACCGAACTTTTCCTATTCTCATTTGAATATCTGCTCTAAAAGGATGTTGCACGCAATGTAATACAAAGAGGAGGTGCTCCCTCCGAAAGAGTgtctgaccaatcacaagcgacagttcgaatgatCCATCGCGTTGGGCCTCACCTAGTCTGGGTTTCAGATGgag from Antedon mediterranea chromosome 5, ecAntMedi1.1, whole genome shotgun sequence carries:
- the LOC140048548 gene encoding low-density lipoprotein receptor-related protein 2-like, encoding MPRVRVMYAALCTLILSSCIPVTYEQDSGSNTLYMTMHNNMYAVAYIGWIPVDQDISKTDFANDHLAAHLSRIRNWNVLAADYSTETVTFHDTEYHMIFLNDDLIGGIGYSIESGTSGRVDGLAIDWLAKNVYWVDEGYNWIKMTGYDLESAEILIADTGLERPSGIACHPLKGYLFWTEIGNLYPSKIERSTMSGKSRTTLISTNLNEPKSITVDVTTNRIYWIDISNVENKIESADLDGSERRVDVSVSLPHGEFKSITVDENYIYVILVESLETYIRCYDKTASNNQVFQQQFPNEVKVFDISVAGTSVQPIPEKLPCVTHTCSHACVSAPDGNHECVCKINYELLADGTCLIDDTFPQPPFYVIGTNVLSRFVPSVLHFDSEDKQQYISDFIFATVTALTVDIRGDLLFFADEESIYVGKLRDGNYIVSIRSGIGQVYGMAVDWVSDEVYWVDYQQNILAKHSYLSEKYSVLFYDVNKPTAIAVDPNAGFIFWTEETSPAKLSRCDLDGTNRQILVLTTLQQPSGIALDHDHERIYIAGKDDTLVYSVNYDGTGHTAVGRSMNPASDITIYQDFIVLAGSRLVEGKEKGIVEALYKETGDHEGYIKLNYSVSAIDIFDESSQPIIVPTTIDPTTTLYSASTNRQKELEPTKEPGGISYLIIAIAAGGSVVLVLLMVFIVVLICCCGKKRTKPVVSSPNQYETDIAQLNGGDHNHIYEALGDMLKPPPTYESSIGAAAAATESPYLKAMPPPQHQVHLQDDTAFYVTKVPPQQQQQQQQQQQRKQKRRPKRHQRQQQQQQQQQHPQHPGLWENNPPPPSYTPYDTDYLDLRPNFRY